One Natrinema marinum genomic window carries:
- a CDS encoding acyl-CoA dehydrogenase family protein has protein sequence MISLSPEQELLVSAVEDIAEREFADRAFDWEDEPPWENAKLLADQGFLGVNFPEEYGGGGMTELDAILVMEAVGRVCPDTAELLYNMQLVAPRAIELFGTEAAKERYLPPVLDGEDNVAIGISEPEAGSDVGSMGTRIEDDGSELVLNGEKTWVSHVEDSSAALIWTKFPEGLGSVIVEFDWDGVEIQQHYENMAGHHQTHFTMADVTVPEENVVTRGPEGFKNQLRALNWERLGSSTLANAIASCALEKALEYAQDRVQFDQPIGDFQGIEWKLADAATELEASRALTHRAAVRAHERGRVPDRRDASMAKLYSSQMVESVVSEALQVHGANGYQQGHPLEYLYRLGRARRLAAGTDEVQKNQIASSLKSEGLGDLA, from the coding sequence ATGATCTCGCTCAGCCCGGAACAGGAGCTACTCGTCTCCGCGGTCGAGGACATCGCGGAACGCGAATTCGCCGACAGGGCGTTCGACTGGGAGGACGAGCCGCCGTGGGAGAACGCGAAACTCCTCGCCGATCAGGGCTTTCTCGGCGTCAACTTTCCGGAGGAGTACGGCGGCGGCGGGATGACCGAACTCGACGCGATCCTCGTCATGGAGGCTGTAGGCCGCGTTTGTCCCGATACCGCCGAGTTGCTCTACAACATGCAACTCGTTGCCCCGCGCGCGATCGAACTGTTCGGGACCGAGGCGGCCAAGGAACGGTACCTGCCGCCGGTGCTCGACGGCGAGGACAACGTCGCCATCGGAATCTCGGAGCCGGAGGCCGGCTCCGACGTCGGCTCGATGGGGACGCGAATCGAGGACGACGGCTCCGAACTGGTGCTAAACGGCGAGAAAACGTGGGTGAGCCACGTCGAGGACTCGAGCGCGGCCCTGATCTGGACGAAATTCCCGGAGGGGCTCGGCTCGGTGATCGTCGAGTTCGATTGGGACGGCGTCGAGATCCAGCAACACTACGAGAACATGGCGGGCCACCACCAGACCCACTTCACGATGGCGGACGTGACCGTCCCCGAGGAGAACGTCGTCACGCGCGGTCCGGAGGGGTTCAAAAACCAGCTTCGGGCGCTCAACTGGGAGCGCCTCGGCAGCTCGACGCTCGCGAACGCGATCGCCAGCTGCGCCCTCGAGAAGGCCCTCGAGTACGCCCAAGACCGGGTGCAGTTCGACCAGCCGATCGGCGACTTCCAGGGCATCGAGTGGAAGCTCGCCGATGCCGCCACGGAACTCGAGGCCTCGCGGGCGCTCACCCACCGCGCGGCGGTGCGGGCCCACGAACGAGGTCGGGTTCCCGACCGCCGCGACGCGTCGATGGCCAAACTCTACTCGAGCCAGATGGTCGAGAGCGTCGTCAGCGAGGCCCTGCAGGTCCACGGCGCGAACGGCTACCAGCAGGGCCACCCGCTCGAGTACCTCTACCGGCTGGGCCGCGCCCGGCGGCTCGCGGCCGGTACCGACGAGGTCCAGAAGAACCAGATCGCGTCCAGCTTGAAGAGCGAGGGGCTCGGCGACCTCGCCTGA
- a CDS encoding DUF6069 family protein, producing MATVTETPARSRRSLARRGVLAILLSVLSTAIILGVAQAAGIAPGFEPLTWPPVIFLTVVGAVGAVAVYWLLVRVADDPDRTFTIVATVVLVLSYGPDFFLLSADENATVIGVAALLLMHTAVAAVCVAALTGRFG from the coding sequence ATGGCAACCGTAACCGAAACTCCGGCACGGAGCAGGCGCTCGCTCGCCCGCCGCGGCGTACTCGCGATTCTGCTCTCAGTTCTCAGCACCGCGATTATCCTCGGGGTCGCGCAGGCAGCCGGAATCGCGCCGGGCTTCGAACCGCTCACCTGGCCGCCGGTGATTTTCCTCACGGTCGTCGGTGCCGTCGGCGCCGTCGCCGTCTACTGGCTCCTCGTTCGCGTGGCGGACGACCCCGACAGGACGTTCACGATCGTCGCCACCGTCGTCCTCGTCCTCTCGTACGGTCCCGACTTCTTCTTGCTCTCCGCCGACGAGAACGCGACGGTGATCGGCGTCGCGGCGTTGCTGCTCATGCACACCGCCGTCGCCGCGGTCTGTGTCGCCGCGCTGACGGGGCGATTCGGGTGA
- a CDS encoding Zn-ribbon domain-containing OB-fold protein, translated as MEPYTKPFWESLRDGTFLIHACENCGEHFFPPTPLCPHCHSSEVDWTAATGRGTLFSFTRTHATAAGFPDEVVIGVVEFEEGPRLLAPIDEPYATLEIGDPVALEAVAYEPDHDRGWTSGYPFFAASRLEE; from the coding sequence ATGGAGCCGTACACGAAACCGTTCTGGGAGTCCCTCCGGGACGGCACGTTCCTGATCCACGCCTGTGAGAACTGTGGCGAGCACTTCTTCCCGCCGACGCCGCTCTGTCCGCACTGCCACTCGAGCGAGGTCGACTGGACGGCGGCGACCGGCCGCGGAACCCTTTTTTCGTTCACGCGGACGCACGCCACGGCGGCGGGGTTCCCGGACGAGGTCGTGATCGGCGTCGTCGAATTCGAGGAGGGGCCACGCCTGCTCGCACCGATCGACGAACCGTACGCGACCCTCGAGATCGGCGACCCGGTCGCCCTCGAGGCCGTCGCGTACGAGCCCGACCACGACCGGGGCTGGACGTCGGGCTATCCGTTCTTCGCGGCGAGTCGCCTCGAGGAGTGA
- a CDS encoding thiolase family protein gives MTQTTAPVVAGIGTVPNGTHSVPERDLALTVIRDALEDAAVELPAVDGLYMPAPRPWTRQGFFSTHLLSRLGLPVDRSLEVSTGGTSGGHAFHAAISDIRDGSVETALVLAVERNSTIDTTGPYFDYVLKLFDAEFESPIGMTIPAAYAQSMQRYCHEHGVDREDIAEVVVKNRANGVANPEALFDDELTRGAVLEARPVADPIRLFDCPAPCDGAAAILLTADDIAASDSSPVAVAGTGYHHEASQFITNHGSPITELPAVGRAADQAVDAAGISVADIDAFEPYAPFPHIEAIVAEELGLAERGGGVDACLEGRTAPDGEFPMSPSGGCLGRGHPAMVTPLLNYVAAVRQLRGTAPTQVPDAERVLTTAEHGHVNGATATVFATEV, from the coding sequence ATGACACAGACCACTGCGCCGGTCGTCGCGGGCATCGGAACCGTCCCGAACGGGACCCACTCCGTCCCGGAGCGGGACCTCGCGCTGACCGTGATTCGCGATGCCCTCGAGGACGCCGCAGTCGAACTCCCCGCCGTCGACGGGCTCTACATGCCCGCGCCGCGCCCGTGGACGCGCCAGGGGTTCTTCTCGACGCATCTTCTCTCCCGGCTCGGACTCCCGGTCGACCGCTCGCTCGAGGTCTCGACCGGCGGCACCAGCGGCGGCCACGCGTTCCACGCCGCCATCTCGGACATCCGCGACGGGTCCGTCGAGACGGCGCTCGTCCTCGCCGTCGAGCGCAACTCGACGATCGACACGACGGGGCCGTACTTCGACTACGTCCTCAAGCTGTTCGACGCCGAGTTCGAGTCGCCGATCGGGATGACCATCCCAGCCGCCTACGCCCAGAGCATGCAGCGGTACTGCCACGAGCACGGCGTCGACCGCGAGGACATCGCCGAGGTCGTCGTCAAGAACCGTGCGAACGGCGTCGCGAATCCGGAGGCGCTCTTCGACGACGAACTGACTCGAGGGGCAGTCCTCGAGGCCCGGCCGGTCGCCGATCCGATCCGTCTGTTCGACTGTCCGGCCCCCTGTGACGGCGCGGCCGCGATCCTCCTCACCGCAGACGATATCGCCGCGTCGGATTCCTCGCCGGTCGCCGTCGCCGGCACCGGCTACCACCACGAAGCGAGCCAGTTCATCACGAACCACGGCTCCCCGATCACGGAGTTGCCGGCCGTCGGACGCGCCGCGGACCAAGCGGTCGACGCCGCCGGCATCTCGGTTGCCGATATCGATGCCTTCGAGCCGTACGCGCCGTTTCCACACATCGAGGCAATCGTCGCGGAGGAGTTGGGCCTCGCAGAGCGCGGCGGCGGCGTCGACGCCTGCCTCGAGGGCCGAACGGCTCCGGACGGCGAGTTTCCGATGAGCCCGTCGGGGGGCTGTCTCGGCCGCGGCCATCCGGCGATGGTGACGCCGCTGCTCAACTACGTGGCGGCCGTGCGACAGCTTCGCGGGACCGCGCCGACGCAGGTGCCCGACGCCGAACGCGTCCTCACGACCGCGGAACACGGCCACGTCAACGGCGCGACCGCCACCGTCTTCGCCACGGAGGTGTGA
- a CDS encoding MaoC/PaaZ C-terminal domain-containing protein has protein sequence MSSDAEADADGFFETVSVGDRTVTQGRTITEADVTNFAGVSGDFNHLHTDGARMEDSTFGERIAHGMLVLSAGTGLIWQSRSTLERESVVAFYGLDDLRFTAPTFIGDTIHVEREVLETERTPDAPGTGTVRYRVDVCKDDETTVLTCEMTSLLE, from the coding sequence ATGAGTTCGGACGCGGAGGCCGACGCGGACGGCTTCTTCGAGACGGTCTCGGTCGGGGACCGGACGGTCACCCAGGGGCGGACGATCACCGAGGCCGACGTGACGAACTTCGCCGGCGTCTCCGGCGACTTCAACCATCTGCATACCGACGGCGCCCGAATGGAAGACTCCACGTTCGGCGAGCGGATCGCCCACGGGATGCTCGTCCTGTCGGCCGGGACCGGTCTGATCTGGCAGAGCCGGAGCACGCTCGAGCGGGAATCGGTCGTCGCCTTCTACGGTCTCGACGATCTCAGGTTCACCGCGCCGACGTTCATCGGCGATACCATCCACGTCGAGCGCGAGGTCCTCGAGACGGAGCGAACGCCGGATGCGCCGGGGACCGGAACGGTTCGCTACCGCGTGGACGTGTGCAAAGACGACGAGACGACGGTGCTCACCTGCGAGATGACATCGCTCCTCGAGTAG
- a CDS encoding 3-hydroxyacyl-CoA dehydrogenase, which yields MVVDIDDIETVAVIGSGQMGRGIAAVAALAGYEAAINDIDESQLEEAEEQIEWSYEKSVENGATTEAAVDDALDRLSFTTDLEEAVGDADFVTEAAVEQQSVKEDIFEDLDAAAPEDALLATNTSGLNITRLAETTDRPEQVVGTHWFNPPMLMELVEVIMTEHTPDGVADTAEALIESFDKTPIRCKMDIPSFIVNRLMRPYGEGPAWMAYRGEHSFEEIDSAMKYTEGFPMGPFELADFTGGIQLRVEGEQDHLEDDRPMAYDTEVCPLVHRLYEKGRYGRKADAGYYDYDERDEPQISVDAGQGFDTLLVWAPIVNEAAKMVENDVATVEDVDTGARLGGNWPMGPLEKADEVGADVILQKLTEVASRHEDTNKLAETLPCDLLVEKAKTGETFY from the coding sequence ATGGTCGTGGATATCGACGACATCGAGACGGTCGCAGTGATCGGGAGCGGACAGATGGGGCGCGGTATCGCCGCCGTCGCCGCGTTAGCGGGCTACGAGGCCGCTATCAACGACATCGACGAATCGCAGCTCGAGGAGGCTGAAGAGCAGATCGAGTGGTCCTACGAGAAGTCGGTCGAGAACGGGGCCACGACGGAGGCGGCGGTCGACGACGCGCTCGACCGGCTCTCCTTTACCACCGACCTCGAGGAAGCGGTCGGCGACGCGGACTTCGTCACCGAGGCGGCGGTCGAACAGCAGTCGGTCAAGGAGGACATCTTCGAGGACCTGGACGCGGCGGCCCCCGAGGACGCCCTCCTCGCGACGAACACGTCCGGCCTGAACATCACGCGGCTCGCGGAGACGACTGACCGACCGGAGCAGGTCGTTGGCACGCACTGGTTCAACCCGCCGATGCTCATGGAGCTGGTCGAGGTCATCATGACTGAGCACACCCCCGACGGCGTCGCCGACACCGCCGAAGCGCTCATCGAGTCGTTCGACAAGACGCCGATTCGCTGTAAGATGGACATCCCGTCGTTCATCGTCAACCGGCTGATGCGCCCCTACGGCGAAGGCCCGGCGTGGATGGCCTACCGGGGCGAACACTCCTTCGAGGAGATCGACTCCGCGATGAAGTATACGGAAGGGTTCCCGATGGGGCCGTTCGAACTCGCCGACTTCACCGGCGGTATCCAGCTCCGCGTCGAGGGCGAGCAGGACCACCTCGAGGACGACCGGCCGATGGCCTACGACACGGAGGTCTGTCCGCTCGTCCACCGGCTCTACGAGAAGGGACGCTACGGTCGGAAAGCCGACGCCGGCTACTACGACTACGACGAGCGCGACGAACCGCAGATCTCGGTCGACGCGGGCCAGGGCTTCGACACGCTGCTCGTCTGGGCGCCGATCGTCAACGAGGCCGCCAAGATGGTCGAGAACGATGTCGCCACCGTGGAGGACGTCGACACCGGCGCGCGTCTGGGCGGGAACTGGCCGATGGGGCCACTCGAGAAGGCAGACGAGGTCGGCGCGGATGTCATCCTGCAGAAGCTGACCGAGGTCGCCAGCCGTCACGAGGACACGAACAAGCTCGCCGAAACGCTGCCGTGTGACCTGCTCGTCGAGAAGGCGAAAACCGGCGAGACGTTCTACTGA
- a CDS encoding thiolase domain-containing protein produces the protein MASEEPVYIAGAYEHPTREAPDKSTMQLHAEVAKGALEDAGLEKDDVDAYFTAGVPEHGSGLSPLVAADYLGLDPSYADTTDYGGSSYVSHVGHAASAIRDGKCDVALITLAGRPRSRGQATGSGVRGLQTMQDSFERVYGVTNVTMYGMAAQRHMHEHGTTSAQLAEIRAAASHHAQYNEHAMYQEPVSVEDVLESRVVADPLHLLDCCVISDGGGALLVVSEDVRSTLERSCVEVLGHGEAIGHQDAGRIDLSKTAADQSGARAFEEAGLGPEHVDYASIYDSFTITVLEALEDLGFCAKGDGGKFVEGGTLRAPDGELPFNTDGGGLCSNHPANRGGMTKVIEAVRQLRGEATDEVQVDADVALAHGTGGSIGTRHGAATLVLGGEDR, from the coding sequence ATGGCAAGCGAAGAGCCAGTGTACATCGCCGGTGCGTACGAGCACCCGACGAGAGAAGCACCGGACAAATCGACGATGCAGCTACACGCGGAGGTCGCGAAGGGGGCCCTCGAGGACGCGGGGCTCGAGAAAGACGACGTCGACGCGTACTTCACGGCCGGAGTGCCGGAACACGGCTCCGGGCTGTCGCCGCTCGTCGCGGCCGACTACCTCGGCCTCGATCCGTCCTACGCCGACACGACGGACTACGGCGGTTCGTCGTACGTCAGCCACGTCGGCCACGCCGCGAGCGCGATCCGCGACGGCAAGTGCGACGTGGCGTTGATCACCCTCGCCGGTCGCCCCCGGTCGCGCGGCCAGGCGACCGGTTCCGGCGTGCGCGGCCTGCAGACGATGCAGGACAGCTTCGAACGGGTCTACGGCGTCACCAACGTCACTATGTACGGGATGGCCGCCCAGCGCCACATGCACGAACACGGAACGACGAGCGCACAGCTCGCCGAGATCCGCGCCGCGGCCTCCCACCACGCGCAGTACAACGAGCACGCGATGTATCAGGAGCCGGTCTCCGTCGAAGACGTCCTCGAGTCGCGGGTGGTCGCCGATCCGCTCCACCTCCTCGACTGCTGTGTCATCTCCGACGGCGGCGGCGCCTTGCTCGTCGTCTCCGAGGATGTCCGGTCGACCCTCGAGCGGTCGTGCGTCGAGGTGCTCGGCCACGGCGAAGCGATCGGCCATCAGGACGCCGGCCGCATCGACCTCTCGAAGACCGCCGCGGATCAATCCGGGGCGCGCGCCTTCGAGGAGGCAGGTCTCGGCCCGGAACACGTCGACTACGCGTCGATCTACGACTCCTTTACCATCACGGTGCTCGAGGCGTTAGAGGACCTCGGCTTCTGCGCGAAAGGCGACGGCGGAAAGTTCGTCGAGGGCGGAACGCTGCGCGCGCCAGACGGGGAGTTGCCGTTCAACACCGACGGCGGCGGGCTGTGTTCGAACCATCCGGCCAACCGCGGCGGCATGACGAAGGTCATCGAGGCGGTCCGCCAGCTCCGCGGGGAGGCCACCGACGAGGTGCAGGTCGACGCCGATGTCGCGCTCGCCCACGGAACCGGCGGCAGCATCGGGACCCGCCACGGCGCTGCGACGCTCGTCCTCGGAGGTGAGGACCGATGA
- a CDS encoding Zn-ribbon domain-containing OB-fold protein: MSEASRPVPEVTPETERYWEAAADGRLLLRECRDCGLTYHYPRALCPDCFSDDVDWLEAAGTGEVYSYSVAHSMSGWPADDLPLVVAYVELDEGPRMVTNVDCDPDEVTVGTRVEVRFVDVDADDVAIPVFVPAAE; this comes from the coding sequence ATGAGCGAGGCCTCGCGGCCGGTGCCCGAGGTAACGCCGGAAACGGAACGCTACTGGGAAGCGGCCGCCGATGGTCGACTGCTCCTCCGTGAGTGTCGGGACTGCGGGCTCACGTATCACTACCCGAGAGCGCTCTGTCCCGACTGCTTTAGCGACGACGTGGACTGGCTCGAGGCCGCCGGCACCGGCGAGGTGTACTCCTACTCCGTCGCCCACAGCATGAGCGGCTGGCCCGCAGACGACCTCCCGCTCGTCGTCGCCTACGTCGAACTCGACGAGGGGCCGCGGATGGTGACGAACGTCGACTGCGACCCCGACGAGGTGACGGTCGGAACCCGCGTCGAGGTCCGATTTGTCGATGTCGACGCCGACGACGTGGCGATTCCGGTGTTCGTTCCCGCTGCGGAGTGA
- a CDS encoding HpcH/HpaI aldolase family protein, translating into MSLATKLRERDPAVGSWLSLRDPAVAELTAELGFDFVVLDIEHTPNTMETVIEQVRAVDAADSETDAIVRLPWNDPVVVKRVLDTGASGVMAPMIESAAEAETLVESTRYPPEGVRGVAGGRASRYGLEMEEYYRTAADGIVTIAQIETEAGLENVEEIAAVDGLDALFVGPADLSANLGCYGEWDDEVFLAAVDEIVDTAHEADTAVSTLAVRNADIERWVHRGFDFVMAGTDTTHVLAGSQRAKSTFEDAIEERES; encoded by the coding sequence ATGTCCCTCGCAACGAAACTCCGCGAGCGCGACCCGGCCGTCGGAAGCTGGCTGTCGCTTCGCGACCCGGCCGTCGCGGAACTCACCGCCGAACTCGGGTTCGACTTCGTCGTCCTCGACATCGAGCACACGCCGAACACGATGGAGACGGTGATCGAACAGGTACGGGCGGTCGACGCCGCCGACAGCGAGACGGACGCGATCGTGCGCCTCCCCTGGAACGACCCCGTTGTGGTCAAACGGGTGCTCGACACGGGCGCGAGCGGCGTCATGGCACCGATGATCGAGAGCGCGGCCGAAGCGGAGACGCTCGTCGAGTCGACGCGCTACCCGCCCGAGGGCGTCCGCGGCGTCGCCGGCGGCCGCGCCTCCCGGTACGGCCTCGAGATGGAGGAGTACTATCGGACCGCGGCCGACGGAATCGTCACCATCGCCCAGATCGAGACGGAAGCTGGCCTCGAGAACGTCGAGGAAATCGCGGCGGTCGACGGACTCGATGCGTTGTTCGTCGGCCCCGCGGATCTGTCCGCGAACCTCGGCTGCTACGGCGAGTGGGACGACGAGGTGTTCCTCGCCGCGGTCGACGAAATCGTCGACACGGCACACGAGGCCGACACCGCCGTCTCGACGCTCGCGGTTCGGAACGCGGACATCGAGCGCTGGGTCCACCGCGGATTCGATTTCGTCATGGCCGGGACCGATACCACGCACGTTCTGGCGGGCAGCCAGCGCGCGAAATCGACGTTCGAGGACGCGATCGAGGAGCGAGAGTCGTAA
- a CDS encoding enoyl-CoA hydratase/isomerase family protein, whose amino-acid sequence MAVTLSQESERPHVAHLRLDYNDLNLLTVDEADSVRETVASVPDEVSVLTIAADRTGASGDEIRGLSAGLNLEWAQSLSAHEGHDLLRAFYEMIEAVRDLDAVVVCSCGAYTLGAAFELAIACEFRVATADARLGLPEVTVGLPTVIHGGLLLRLAGTQTAAELVYTGKTLSGAEAAERRLVNRAVAPAEYDDALDDLVDSLAAKSPQILRTQKRVLRRFRSLGLERGMEASIGDIGRTFGTPDQREAMAAFLDDREPEFDG is encoded by the coding sequence ATGGCTGTCACGCTTTCCCAGGAGTCGGAGCGCCCACACGTCGCTCACCTCCGGCTGGATTACAACGACCTGAACCTGCTGACCGTCGACGAGGCGGACTCCGTCCGCGAAACGGTCGCATCGGTTCCCGACGAGGTGTCAGTACTGACGATCGCCGCCGATCGAACCGGAGCGTCGGGCGACGAGATCCGCGGGCTGTCCGCAGGACTGAACCTCGAGTGGGCCCAGTCCCTGTCGGCCCACGAGGGACACGACCTCCTGCGGGCGTTCTACGAGATGATCGAGGCAGTTCGGGATCTCGACGCGGTCGTCGTCTGTAGCTGCGGCGCGTACACGCTCGGCGCGGCGTTCGAACTGGCGATAGCCTGCGAGTTCCGCGTCGCGACCGCCGACGCGCGACTGGGGCTGCCCGAGGTAACCGTCGGCCTCCCGACGGTGATCCACGGCGGATTGTTGCTCCGGCTGGCTGGGACCCAGACCGCGGCAGAGCTCGTCTACACCGGAAAGACACTGTCAGGTGCCGAAGCGGCTGAGCGACGGCTCGTCAACCGCGCCGTCGCGCCGGCCGAGTACGACGACGCGCTGGACGATCTCGTGGACTCGCTCGCGGCGAAGAGCCCACAGATCCTGCGGACGCAAAAGCGAGTGCTGCGCCGGTTCCGCTCGCTCGGCCTCGAGCGGGGGATGGAGGCGAGCATCGGCGACATCGGCCGGACCTTCGGAACGCCGGACCAGCGCGAGGCGATGGCGGCGTTCCTGGACGACCGCGAGCCGGAGTTCGACGGCTGA
- a CDS encoding transposase — protein MVDRDPTYLEESDDDARKRVDGETWREWRTVTCPECGAEMELRALARREFVADCGGCGTRFTE, from the coding sequence ATGGTCGACCGAGACCCCACGTACCTCGAGGAGTCCGACGACGACGCGCGGAAACGCGTCGACGGCGAGACGTGGCGGGAGTGGCGCACCGTCACCTGTCCGGAGTGCGGTGCCGAGATGGAACTGCGCGCCCTCGCGCGACGCGAGTTCGTCGCCGACTGCGGCGGCTGTGGCACGCGGTTTACCGAGTGA
- a CDS encoding universal stress protein, which produces MSTYILVPMDGAPLSKKALEVALSEHDDAEFTVLHVIDPADPGYSYPIDVDVTREPLHGSEAWYERAEELADELFDDARETADDYGVDLETELVAGSPARVIVDYAADHDVDHIIMGSHGRDEKSRILLGSVTETVAFRSPVRVTLVR; this is translated from the coding sequence ATGAGCACGTACATCCTCGTGCCGATGGACGGCGCGCCGCTCTCCAAGAAAGCGCTCGAGGTGGCGCTCTCCGAACACGACGACGCCGAATTCACCGTCCTCCACGTGATCGACCCCGCCGATCCGGGATACAGCTATCCGATCGACGTCGACGTGACGAGAGAGCCGCTCCACGGCTCCGAAGCGTGGTACGAGCGCGCCGAAGAACTCGCGGACGAACTCTTCGACGACGCACGGGAGACGGCGGACGACTACGGCGTCGACCTCGAGACCGAACTCGTCGCCGGCTCGCCGGCGCGCGTGATCGTCGACTACGCGGCGGACCACGACGTCGACCACATCATCATGGGCAGCCACGGCCGCGACGAGAAATCGCGGATCCTGCTGGGGAGCGTCACCGAAACGGTGGCGTTCAGATCGCCCGTTCGCGTGACCCTCGTCCGGTAG
- a CDS encoding universal stress protein has product MTDRILVPYDGSPPSADALEYALETFPDARVTALYVVPTPDGYEALFENPEDRVPVVDAADDRGRDILDEARGLAADRGADLETEIVTGKPDHEIVDYAAAEDVDTVVLGSHGREGVSRLLLGSVAENVVRRSPIPVVVVR; this is encoded by the coding sequence ATGACCGATCGAATCCTCGTGCCCTACGACGGCTCCCCACCGTCGGCAGACGCGCTCGAGTACGCCCTCGAGACGTTCCCCGACGCCCGCGTGACCGCGCTGTACGTCGTTCCGACACCGGACGGCTACGAGGCCCTTTTCGAGAACCCCGAGGACAGAGTCCCCGTCGTCGACGCGGCCGACGACCGGGGGCGCGATATCCTCGACGAGGCGCGGGGCCTCGCGGCGGACCGCGGCGCCGACCTCGAGACCGAGATCGTCACCGGCAAACCGGACCACGAGATCGTCGACTACGCGGCGGCCGAAGATGTCGATACGGTCGTCCTCGGCAGCCACGGCCGAGAAGGGGTCTCGCGGCTTCTGCTGGGCAGCGTCGCGGAGAACGTCGTTCGCCGATCGCCGATTCCGGTCGTCGTCGTTCGGTGA
- a CDS encoding DUF5806 family protein, whose protein sequence is MDDESTSKHAGNPTGERFTKIRAAEYDRVNEFLKDRTAFTAREWAIARACQDFRTPTGVPMGTVGEHLPEIVPFVTEPYSGRAISNATYRFDEKVQRAANTMLYGALSGFYTADELDDILYEAVETATLLIETEGGTVDLETERRVESQLADSMNRVRTASREVAAELAAESGAEGDAADESEG, encoded by the coding sequence ATGGACGACGAATCGACGAGCAAGCACGCGGGCAATCCGACCGGCGAACGGTTCACGAAGATCCGCGCCGCCGAGTACGACCGCGTCAACGAGTTCCTCAAGGACCGAACCGCGTTCACCGCGCGAGAGTGGGCCATCGCTCGCGCCTGCCAGGACTTCCGCACGCCGACGGGGGTGCCGATGGGAACGGTCGGCGAGCACCTCCCCGAAATCGTCCCCTTCGTGACGGAGCCGTACTCGGGGCGGGCGATCAGCAACGCGACGTACCGGTTCGACGAGAAGGTCCAGCGGGCGGCGAACACGATGCTGTACGGCGCACTCTCCGGGTTTTACACGGCCGACGAATTAGACGACATCCTCTACGAGGCCGTCGAAACGGCGACGCTCCTGATCGAGACGGAGGGCGGAACGGTCGACCTCGAGACGGAACGGCGCGTCGAGTCCCAACTGGCCGACTCGATGAACCGGGTCCGAACGGCGAGTCGGGAAGTCGCGGCCGAACTCGCGGCCGAGAGCGGGGCCGAAGGCGATGCCGCAGACGAGAGCGAAGGCTAA
- a CDS encoding thiamine-binding protein encodes MTVIARFEVIPIREGSMSQAIASALHALDQFPVSYETTATDTILEGETVGDVLAAVQAAHEAIDGDRVITSLELDETRGRRQSMYDRLESVERTLGRPPQKRHSPPQQRSQGVVRSREQSRTRRGQSPRRSR; translated from the coding sequence ATGACAGTCATCGCACGGTTCGAAGTGATCCCGATTCGAGAAGGGAGTATGTCACAGGCGATCGCCAGCGCGCTGCATGCGCTCGATCAGTTCCCCGTCTCCTACGAGACGACCGCGACGGACACGATACTCGAAGGGGAGACCGTCGGCGACGTGTTGGCCGCCGTGCAAGCGGCCCACGAAGCGATCGACGGCGATCGCGTGATCACCTCACTGGAACTCGACGAGACCAGGGGGCGCAGACAGAGCATGTACGACCGTCTCGAATCGGTCGAACGGACGCTCGGTCGGCCCCCACAGAAGCGGCACTCGCCCCCACAGCAGCGATCGCAGGGGGTGGTTCGGTCCCGAGAGCAGTCTCGAACACGGCGCGGACAGTCGCCCCGCCGCTCGAGGTGA